In Lolium rigidum isolate FL_2022 chromosome 7, APGP_CSIRO_Lrig_0.1, whole genome shotgun sequence, the DNA window TTCATATTGCCATATTGCCTTGCACGTAACGGTGTCGCGTCACAAAAATAAGGATTATTTTCCGAACAACCTAAAGAACGGTGGTTGGAAATCACGTCATACACGTCACACACACGTACGCATCTCAGCATCGGAAGCACCAAGGCTAGCAGCACGTTCTCCCTCCGTTTTCATTTAGTACGCATTCTGGTTTAGTTGAAGTCAAACATTGTCAAATTTAACCGAGAATACAGACAAAATTATCAATTATTATAATATCAAATGCTTATAATATGAAAATGGAGTTTATAGAGATTCTAATAATATAGATTATACATtgtagatgttaatattttttttctaaatatgtAGTCAATTTTTACCAACTTTAACTTTAACTAATCCCAAAATGCAATCTAattatgaatggagggagtatgattcCCTCTCGCTAGCTTCAAACGAAGGAATTGCAGTGTTAGAACCACCGGATGCAAACTGTCCCGGGTCGAAAACACCGTTTTGTACGACACGGCACAACAACGCCATATAATGTGCGGCACGATGAAATTTCTAGGACACGACCAAAAAAACCCTAAGCCATGCGCATTACATACGACATTCGCATGTGCGCCGCAAACCCCACACCGCTCACGCGCAATATATACGGCACCCGCTCGCGCGCATCCCATCCGCCGTTGAAAATTACTACCCACCGGGACCGTACCGTTGCTGATTCCCGTCACCACAACCTTCGCCCGCCGCTCTCGTCGCAGATCTGGCCGGTCCTCGCCTCCTCTTACTCCCGCCGCCTTATCGGAAGAGGAAGGCTTTCGCGGACGAGAAGCTCTCCGACGACGAGTGTTGGATGGACACGTTCGAGTCGACGGAGGAAGACACCACCAATAACAACGACCTCTCCGACTGGGAGTAGTTTAGTTTTAGTTCAGTGTGTTCTTCATGTTCTAGTTTGTGTGTGCGTTTGTTCTGGGTGGACGGACCCATGGTTGGGCTCGTGCATATGTGTGCACTTTGGTTGTAGCGAGCAAGTCCTACGTGCTAGCAACGTACTGGTGCGACTACCTTGGCGGCATGGGTAGCAGTCTGCGGAGGATCCCATATTGCATCGTCTTGGAAGCACAGAGGCACCCGATGAATATTCGCTAACAACTATGGTGTTCAGTGGGAGACGAGACGCTTGTTTCTTTGATTCAGTGTACGTATCTGTGAGGGTCTACTTTTGTACTGCGTTTCAAAAAaactgaatactttttgaaagaatTGCATTCCGAGTGACGTTGACGTGTGATTCTGTGAATATTCAAGCGCGAGTTGGAGTGGGGAAGCCGGCTTGGCCCATCCCATCCACCAAACCAGAGCAAACGCGTCACGCCACACGTGGCTCTCTCTGGTTGAACTCGGCCGCTACAGACGGCCCCAAGCCCAAgccagcccagccgccgccccagATAAGCAGAAATGCTGCCGGTGGAGGATGCGCTGGCGGCCGTGCTGTCCGCCgccgccagggcccgggccgccgtGTCGGCCGTGCCGCTGCTCGACGCCCTCGGCCTCGTCCTCGCCCAGGACGCCCGCGCGCCCGACCCGCTCCCCCCCTTCCGCGCCTCCGTCAAGGTCTCTCTCTAGTCTCTCCCTCAGTCAACCCCCTCCACGCTGCTGTCTCGAGTCTCTGACTAGCTCTGAGGTCCGTCTCTTATTGCAGGATGGGTACGCCGTGGTGGCCTCCGACGGGCCCGGCGACTACCCGGtcgtcgcggaggcgcgggccggCGACGACGCGCTCGGCGTGCTCGTCGCCCCCGGCACCGTCGCCTACGTCACCACCGGAGGTCCGTGCGACCGCGGCTTCTCCCCTCTCCCTGCCCGCCTCTCCCCGGTGTTGCGTTCGTGCGGTTCTGGGTGAGCTGATGCCGGCTGTTGTATTATTGGGCACAGGGCCGATTCCGGACGGCGCGGACGCCGTCGTGCAGGTGGAGGACACCGAGCCGCTCGCTGCCGCCCCCGATGGGTCGAAGATGGTCAGGATCTCCGCCAGGGTAGCTCAGGGGCACGATGTGCGCAGCGTGGTATGTCAATTTTTCGATACAGTGCTTGCTTGTCTGactactagtttttttttttttttttttttgagagagtctGAGTGTCTGACTACTAGTTAACAACGCTCGCTGTGAGACTATGGATTGATAGCTACAGTAGATGGTTCCAGGCCATGTCAGCCGCATCTAGGTGGAAATACATGGAAGCGACAATCATGTTCTTGCTTATAATTTGTATTGCATTTAGTGTTGCGCAAATTTACGTTGATTGCCACTATTCTTTCTGCACAACACTcatactacaaaaaatatcagtgaaatgtactactccctccgtctataaatagatgtctgagGTTTGActaaatctggatgtatctagacactaaatagcgtctaggtacatccagatttagacaaatctcacacatctatttatagacagaggtagtatgCGTAATTAGGCATTGTCTTTTAAGTTGACTAATGCtttcttttattaaaaaaatgatCACATTCATTTGTGGTGAGCGGTTGGTAGTTTTCTAAATATATAATTTGCAGGGATGTGACATAGAGAAAGATTCAGTTGTGCTCAAGTCCGGTGAGATTATAGGCCCTGCCGAAGTTGGCCTACTTGCAACCGTGGGAATAACTACTGTCAAGGTGAATATCTGCTGATTAGTGCTACTAAGTACACTAGAGAAATGTATAATGCAGCATCCCGCGTTTGAACGTGCAGGCGTACCGTCGACCAACCATTGCTGTATTTTCTACGGGGGACGAGTTGGTTCAGCCAGCCACTGCCACTCTCAATCGCGGTCAGGTTATTTCTACTATTCCACAATATTTGCATCCCTCACCTTCCTTTGCATTCCGTATTCACCAGAATGCGTGACTCTCTGCTTGAAACTAAAATTTCAGATTCGTGACTCCAACCGGGCGATGCTACTTGCTGCTGCTATTCAGCAGAAGTGTGAAGTGGTTGACCTGGGTATCGCAAAAGACACTGAAGAAAGTCTTATGGAGCTTATGGATGCGGCTCTACGTTCTGATGCTGATATAATCATTACTTCTGGTGGTGTTTCCATGGGTGATAGAGATCTTGTCAAACCATGCTTGGCAAGGATGGGTAAAATTCACTTTGAAAAGGTAACATAGAAATGTGTCACAGGGGTATTGTGTTGCAAGATGCTGTTAAGCAGCATCAACCTTATGATTAGATTTTTTTCCCTCTTTGCTGTTGGATAACGATTGAGAGCGGTTACTTTTTGCAAACTTCTGAACTTGACACCAGTTTGTCAAGTAAGTTTTAATTATTTTCTGTATGCGAACATACAGATCAGAATGAAACCAGGGAAGCCCTTGACATTTGCTGAGATCACATCCATTGACACGTCAAAGCCATTCAAAACAGCTCTTGCTTTTGGCTTGCCTGGAAACCCTGTGAGCTGTATGGTTTGCTTCAATCTCTTTGTTGTTCCTGCAATACGTCTTGTCTCCGGTTGGTCGAATCCTCATCTGCAAAGGTACTTATTCTTATGCTTGTTTTTAGTTTTTCTATCATCATTTTGTTCTTTCTGTTTTCCACTGATAAGACTTGTTTATAGAGTGCATGCACGTATATCACATCCTCTAAGAGCAGACCCACATCGTCCGGAGTTTCATCGTGCAGTGATCAGATGGGTTCTTGATGATGGATCTGGTAGGCCAGGGTAAGAGCTATATTTTAACATGGCAGCCTGATGCTTCATAATACCTTACTTGACACAAGCTAAGTAAATATCCGTTTCCTTATTTCTTGCAGTTATGTTGCTGAGAGCACTGGCCAACAAGCTAGTAGCCGCCTCCTAAGTATGAAATCTGCAAATGCTTTGCTGGAAGTGCAATCATCTGGGCAGATATTGGCAGCTGGAACATCTGTCCAAGCTATACTTATTTCTGATATAACTAGCCCTCCTCTGGATACGCTACCTGCTGCTTCCGCACCCCTATCACATTTTGGTTCTTCCACCAAAAGTGCTTTGGCAGATGTGCCGCAGGTTGGAGCCTTTCACAATGCTGAAGTCAAAGTAGCAATTCTGACTGTTAGTGACACCGTTTCTTCTGGAGCAGGCCCTGATAGGAGGTATTTCCAAAAGTGCAATACCTTTTTCTTCATTGCATGTGATTTGTTTCTTACTCTCGAAGGAAATTAGAGAGAATAAATCTGTATGGTACtacttgcaaagtacacacattcTGATACACCTCTTTGCCTCGAGCTGCAAATGAGTCACTCTTCATGCAAAATGAATGAGTCAAATTACTatttattcttcacctaagatgATGACACGTTTCAGTAAGCACTCCACATTTCACAAATTTATTATTGTTTCCAGACCTCAAAATTTGTACTCTTTGCAAAGTATGTGCATCCTGATACACCTCTTTACCTCAAGTTGGAAATGGGTCACTCTTGATGCAAAATGAACTGAGTCAAATTACTGTTTATTCTTCACATAAGATGATGATGCGTTTCAGTAAGGACTCCACATTTCACAAATTTATTATTGTTTTTAGGCCTCAAAATTTGTACTCTTTGCAAAGTATGCGCACCTTGATACACCTCTTTACCTTGAGTTGGAAATGGGTCACTCTTGATGCAAAATAAACGAGTCAATCACTGTTTATTCATCACATAAGATGATGGTGCATTTCAGTAATGACTCAACATTTTAGAAAGTTATTTATTGTTTCCCGACCTCAAAATAGTGGATTATGCATATCTTGCAGTTGTTTTGGATGTGAATCATGCTTCCGTGAAAAGTGActtatgccattgttatttcctcTCTTATCATCCCATCTGCAGTGGGCCAAGGGCTGTATCTGTAGTGAACTCATCATCAGAGAAATTAGGGGGAGCAACAGTTGTTGCTACATCTGTAGTTCCAGATGAAGTGGACAAAATAAAGGAGATTCTCGTGAAGTGGAGTGACATAGACCGCGTCAACCTTATCTTGACCTTAGGTTACATTTTTGTTTCTGAATAGATCACTTACATGGAATGATCTCAAGTTTCAAGTTACTGGATTGCATAACCCTTTTTCCTATATCCTGGTAATAACGTATATGCAGGTGGCACTGGCTTCACACCTAGAGATGTTACACCAGAGGCAACTAAATGTGTAATAGAGAGAGAAGCGCCTGGCCTCTCCTTTGTCATGATTCAGGAGAGTTTGAAGGTAATGGCAACTTTTATTACAGCCACTGGGTTTTCTAGAGCTCACAGCCAACCATACAGCTGACACAAAAGGAGGCATTATTCCTCGATAGCATTCAGTGTCTTAGACTTGACAGGATTCAGATTCTTTTGATCTGTACTGACAGTGCTTGCACTGTTCTGTTTGGTACAGGTGACACCATTCGCGATGCTGTCCCGAGCTGCATGTGGGATAAGAGGCTCGACACTTGTACAGACTGAAACCCAAAAATTGCTTCTTAGTTCCAGACGTGTAGATTCTGAGACACTCACAAGAGTTCTT includes these proteins:
- the LOC124673575 gene encoding molybdopterin biosynthesis protein CNX1-like, with product MPAVVLLGTGPIPDGADAVVQVEDTEPLAAAPDGSKMVRISARVAQGHDVRSVGCDIEKDSVVLKSGEIIGPAEVGLLATVGITTVKAYRRPTIAVFSTGDELVQPATATLNRGQIRDSNRAMLLAAAIQQKCEVVDLGIAKDTEESLMELMDAALRSDADIIITSGGVSMGDRDLVKPCLARMGKIHFEKIRMKPGKPLTFAEITSIDTSKPFKTALAFGLPGNPVSCMVCFNLFVVPAIRLVSGWSNPHLQRVHARISHPLRADPHRPEFHRAVIRWVLDDGSGRPGYVAESTGQQASSRLLSMKSANALLEVQSSGQILAAGTSVQAILISDITSPPLDTLPAASAPLSHFGSSTKSALADVPQVGAFHNAEVKVAILTVSDTVSSGAGPDRSGPRAVSVVNSSSEKLGGATVVATSVVPDEVDKIKEILVKWSDIDRVNLILTLGGTGFTPRDVTPEATKCVIEREAPGLSFVMIQESLKVTPFAMLSRAACGIRGSTLIINMPGNPNAVAECMEALLPALKHAMKQLKGDKREKNPNHIPHAEAAPIDQWERSFKAASSGGGCSCDP